Proteins found in one Solitalea lacus genomic segment:
- the lysS gene encoding lysine--tRNA ligase — MLNEQEIQRREGLKELRQLGINPYPAELFEVNAHAKQIKDNFKEGSTEFQSVSLAGRIMTKRIMGSASFAELQDASGRVQLYVARDEIAPGEDKALYNTVFKKILDIGDFIGVTGYAFITKTGEISIHVSSLTVLSKSLKPLPVVKRDDEGHVYDGFTDPEMRYRQRYVDLTVNPEFKNIFITRSKLISTMRQYFDSHGWLEVETPILQAIHGGAAARPFNTHHNTLDMPLFLRIANELYLKRLIVAGFDGVYEFGKMFRNEGMDRTHNPEFTSMEIYVAYKDYKWMMTMTEEVIEKVALALHGTTKVQAWGNEIDFKGPYERLTMYGSIEKYTGIDVSKMHEAQLRQVCEELKIDIDDTMGKGKLVDAIFGEKVEHLLIQPTFITDYPIEMTPLAKKHRSEEGLVERFELFVNGKEIANAYSELNDPIDQRERFEEQLKLAARGDDEAMAMDEDFLRSLEYGMPPTAGLGIGIDRLTMLMTNQSTIQEVLFFPQMRPEKKATVSTDEDFVAIGVPVEWVQVIRKMGFNTIEDFKSANPNKVFNDMGGLKKKMKLDLKNPSLDEVKAWIE, encoded by the coding sequence ATGCTAAACGAACAGGAAATTCAACGTCGTGAAGGATTGAAAGAATTACGCCAGTTAGGCATCAATCCATATCCTGCTGAATTATTTGAAGTTAACGCTCATGCTAAACAGATAAAAGATAATTTTAAGGAAGGTAGTACTGAATTTCAGTCAGTATCACTGGCTGGTCGTATTATGACCAAGCGGATTATGGGAAGTGCCTCGTTTGCAGAACTGCAAGATGCTTCAGGTAGAGTTCAGCTGTATGTTGCCCGTGATGAGATCGCTCCTGGAGAAGACAAAGCATTATATAATACTGTTTTTAAGAAAATTTTAGATATTGGAGATTTTATAGGTGTTACTGGTTATGCGTTTATTACCAAAACCGGTGAAATCTCTATTCATGTTAGCTCTCTAACAGTGCTAAGTAAATCACTAAAACCATTACCAGTGGTAAAACGTGATGACGAAGGACATGTTTATGATGGATTTACTGATCCGGAGATGCGTTATCGTCAGCGTTATGTTGATTTAACGGTAAATCCTGAGTTTAAGAATATTTTTATCACCCGTTCTAAGTTGATCAGTACCATGCGTCAGTATTTTGACTCGCATGGATGGTTGGAAGTTGAAACGCCAATTTTACAGGCGATTCACGGTGGTGCAGCAGCTCGCCCGTTTAACACTCATCACAATACGCTTGATATGCCTTTGTTTTTGCGTATTGCCAATGAGCTGTACTTAAAACGACTAATTGTTGCGGGTTTTGATGGTGTGTACGAGTTTGGGAAAATGTTCCGAAATGAAGGTATGGATCGTACGCACAATCCTGAGTTTACTTCAATGGAAATTTATGTAGCCTATAAAGACTACAAATGGATGATGACCATGACGGAAGAAGTGATTGAAAAGGTTGCTTTAGCATTGCATGGTACAACGAAAGTACAAGCCTGGGGTAATGAAATTGATTTTAAAGGACCTTACGAGCGTTTGACAATGTACGGCTCTATTGAAAAGTATACAGGTATTGATGTTTCAAAAATGCATGAAGCTCAACTGCGTCAAGTTTGTGAGGAGCTTAAAATTGATATTGATGATACCATGGGTAAAGGTAAATTAGTAGATGCTATTTTCGGTGAGAAAGTAGAACATTTATTAATTCAGCCAACGTTTATCACTGATTACCCAATTGAAATGACTCCTTTGGCGAAAAAACATCGTTCAGAAGAAGGTTTGGTTGAGCGTTTTGAGTTGTTTGTAAACGGTAAGGAAATAGCTAATGCATACTCAGAATTGAATGACCCTATTGATCAGCGTGAGCGTTTTGAAGAACAATTAAAGCTTGCTGCTCGCGGAGATGATGAAGCAATGGCTATGGATGAAGACTTCTTACGTTCATTGGAATATGGTATGCCTCCAACTGCCGGTTTAGGTATTGGTATCGATCGTTTAACTATGCTGATGACTAATCAAAGTACCATTCAGGAAGTATTATTCTTCCCTCAAATGCGTCCAGAGAAGAAAGCTACTGTTAGCACAGATGAAGACTTCGTTGCTATAGGCGTTCCTGTTGAGTGGGTGCAGGTAATTCGTAAAATGGGTTTCAATACCATTGAGGATTTTAAATCCGCGAATCCGAACAAAGTATTTAACGATATGGGAGGGTTAAAAAAGAAAATGAAGCTTGATCTTAAAAATCCATCTTTGGATGAAGTAAAAGCTTGGATTGAATAA
- a CDS encoding DUF962 domain-containing protein, producing the protein MATEKKYKTFKEFYPFYLTEHQNNTSRRLHFIGTGLVILLLPASMLFHSAWLLLLIPFVGYGFAWVGHFFFEKNKPATFQYPLYSLGSDFKLFFDILAGKQKL; encoded by the coding sequence ATGGCTACAGAAAAAAAATATAAAACCTTTAAAGAGTTTTATCCTTTTTACCTAACTGAACATCAAAACAATACAAGCAGAAGATTACACTTCATCGGTACCGGATTAGTCATTTTATTACTTCCGGCCTCAATGCTTTTTCATAGTGCTTGGTTATTATTGTTAATTCCGTTTGTTGGTTATGGTTTTGCCTGGGTTGGTCATTTCTTTTTTGAGAAAAATAAACCGGCTACTTTTCAATACCCGTTATATAGCTTAGGTAGCGACTTTAAGCTTTTTTTTGACATACTGGCGGGAAAACAGAAATTATAA
- a CDS encoding proline dehydrogenase family protein has product MIESQPVKSSVLSFDNTEIAFSHMSNGELKKAFWLFKVININFLVKIGPPLTNFALNIGLPIEGIIRKTIFNHFCGGESIKDCEATINQLSNYQVGTILDYSVEGEHNEKAFDETCQEIIATIGRATKDKKVPFSVFKVTGIARFDLLDKIQRGETLTSNENDEWLRVRSRVDMICHAAYQAGIPVMIDAEESWIQDTIDNLTIEMMQKYNRIDPIVYNTYQIYRHDRLAFLKKNFAEAESSNYYLGAKLVRGAYMEKERKRAAEMGYESPIQPNKSATDRDYDEAVKFCVEHLNRVAFVAGTHNEASCMKLVKLMEEHGIEAQNSKVYFSQLLGMSDNLSFNLSHEKFNVVKYVPYGPVKAVLPYLFRRAQENTAIAGQMGRELGLILKEKQRRGI; this is encoded by the coding sequence ATGATAGAGAGTCAGCCCGTAAAATCATCAGTTTTATCCTTTGATAATACAGAAATTGCGTTTTCGCATATGTCGAATGGAGAGTTGAAAAAAGCATTCTGGCTTTTTAAAGTGATCAACATTAATTTCCTTGTAAAGATTGGTCCTCCTTTAACAAATTTTGCCTTGAATATTGGTCTGCCAATAGAAGGCATAATCCGCAAAACTATATTCAATCATTTTTGTGGAGGAGAGAGCATTAAGGATTGTGAAGCAACTATTAATCAACTCTCAAATTATCAGGTTGGTACTATATTAGATTATTCTGTTGAAGGTGAGCACAATGAAAAAGCCTTTGACGAAACCTGTCAAGAAATTATAGCGACCATTGGTCGTGCAACAAAAGATAAAAAAGTTCCGTTTTCGGTATTCAAAGTTACTGGTATTGCTCGATTTGACCTTTTAGATAAAATTCAACGCGGTGAAACCTTAACTTCAAATGAGAATGACGAATGGTTGAGAGTTCGCTCACGTGTTGATATGATTTGCCATGCAGCCTATCAGGCAGGCATTCCTGTTATGATTGATGCCGAAGAAAGCTGGATACAAGATACAATTGATAATCTTACAATTGAGATGATGCAAAAGTACAACCGCATCGATCCGATTGTTTACAATACATATCAAATTTACCGTCATGATCGTTTGGCTTTTTTGAAAAAGAATTTTGCTGAAGCTGAATCCAGTAATTATTATTTGGGTGCTAAATTAGTTCGTGGTGCTTACATGGAAAAAGAGCGTAAAAGAGCTGCCGAAATGGGCTATGAATCACCAATTCAGCCTAATAAATCAGCTACTGACCGTGATTATGACGAGGCTGTTAAGTTCTGTGTTGAGCATTTGAATAGGGTGGCTTTTGTTGCAGGAACCCATAATGAAGCAAGTTGCATGAAGCTTGTAAAACTGATGGAAGAGCATGGAATTGAGGCTCAAAATTCTAAAGTGTATTTTTCTCAGCTGTTAGGTATGAGTGATAATTTGAGCTTTAATCTTTCACATGAGAAGTTTAATGTAGTTAAATACGTCCCTTATGGCCCTGTAAAAGCTGTATTGCCTTACCTTTTCAGAAGAGCTCAGGAGAACACTGCTATAGCCGGACAGATGGGACGAGAACTTGGTCTTATCTTAAAGGAAAAACAACGCAGAGGGATTTAA